Part of the Salminus brasiliensis chromosome 2, fSalBra1.hap2, whole genome shotgun sequence genome, TGAGACTGAATACGGGAAGAAGACACGGGGGGCCTTCCGTGGCTGATTGTAGAAGGATGCACCCTGAAAGCAGGTGGAGAAGGTGGGCGCTGAGGAGCCGGTCTAGGGGAGGGGGGAGCAGGGCGAGATGGAGTCAAAGAGGACTTTGGGGATGGGGAGGGGTAGATGGAGGTTTGGTGAAGGCGAGGTGAGGGTGGGGGAAGAGGTAAAGGTGGAGGGGGGTGGTTGGATGTGGGAGGAGTAGGGGCCAGTCTTTTCAGAGGCTTTCTCAGACTCTCGTCCACCTCGTCCAGGTTGATGTCGTCTAGGTCCGTTGTGGCCAGCTGCAGACCTCCCGGGAATCTTCTCACAGCCGGCCCAGTGGACATGGGAGAGCGAGATGGAGACATCTGCACAAACACTCCATCTGTTTAAAATACTGAGCCTGCCTAAGGTTTGCAGAGAATTCGGCAGCCTTAATTCAAAATGATGGTCCAGATATGGTGCAAATTGGTGTCAGATTCAATTGTTCATTGAACTGCTTCTCTAATATTATCAGTAAACGCTCTCTTTAAACAGGAAAAATTATATACACAACTAAATCAGTCACACCAACAGCtccacatttaaataaacatggaACTGCACAGTGAATTCAATCTCACTCTGCATCCAGTCTGAGCATTAAGAACCCAGGGATTATACCTCAGGAGAATCATTCTCCACTGAGGAGATCTGCTCCAGTCTAGTCTGGCAGAGCTTCTCCACCCAGTGCTGCACCTTCTCGGATTCCTCCAGATCCTCTCGTTCCGTctcagacacctgtccacaccaAACCAGCCTTTCTGAGAAACTAGGACCTGAAACAACTCTATATACCTTCAACAAAAGGTTTTCCTTCAACCAACAATAAACCAGAGTAGAATTTTAACCACTATGGCCTCCACCGGAGGCCTAAAGGACACTTCCATAGCATAGCCAAATGCATCACACATAATCATGCTGCAAAAGCATGTCGTTGAAGGCTGTACCTCCTGCAAGAGTCGACTGAttttcatctgtttctctcgTTCAAGtatctcctccttctctttggCCAACTTCAGCTCAAACTCCatctctttcttgctctttcGCTCTGCTGGGAGTGTGTCTGTCTTGGacatcttcttctttttcttttttgtctcttttcCTTTCTAAACGTTCATGTTGCAATTTTGATATCGTTGTATAAGAACATGGACCATAAGTAACACAGCATAAAGACACACCAGATATGAAGTACACTGTAACTAATAAGCTGAGTGAAAGTGAGATTTCAAGTATCACAGACATATTTTAGGACTGTTCTACAAACACTGCACTCCATTCCAGCACACTGTATACCTTTCGAAGTGTGGGCAACTTTCCTTCATAACGGTAAAACCAGTTGAGAGCTATGGGAGCAAGAGTGGAATGTGTTAATTTACTGTACCAATAATGAGGGTGAATATGTTAAACTGCAAACACTACAGCTGCCGAGAGATGATccaaccaaaacaaacacattttacagCCTCACATTGTCTGCTTTTGTGTTTGAGGGAAAGTAAAGGGTTGTCAAAGAAATCCTTCCACATGCAGAGTATGATCAGACATGCACCCTTCCTAAAACAACTGAGCTGCACCACTCACTTCTCtgccctcttcttcctcttcttcagcAACAGCATCAGCTTCAGCAGCTGTATGGGCCAGGAGGGCACACAATAGCACACACACGccagaaaaagagaggaagatgaaagaaaagaaagggatTGCATTCACAATGACTGAATGCACATCTGTCCATGCAGCAAAGAagtgttaaaatgtaaataagtacCAAAGGCCCAGAGTGTGAAGAATTCCTGCATAGAAGTAGCTCAGCTTAGCTTTCTGTAGTGAGCATGTTATTGTCAGTGAAGGACAGGACAGTTTTGAGGAGCTGTCTCCTAATTCATGCATGTGAAGAAGGACTTGGGTGTTATTTGATCTATCTCTGCTGTGATCATACCAGAACTCCTGGGTTTGGGAGGAGGTGGGGAATGGGACGGGGGTGGAGGAGATGGTACAGGGGATGGGCTTTTGGGCTTCTCTTTAGAACCCCAGTCTTCCTCCCACTCTCTGTTGTGCTTTCTCTCTGCAGCCTCGATCCTAATAAACACACAGAACAGGAAACAAATGAGTGTATCTATTATTATAGGCCTGTAGTTCAAGCCTACAAATAAGATccatacacttccatctcctTTTTGTATCGTTCTTCTTCCTCTGCAGTCTTCTGGGTAATCTCCATCTTTCTCctgcaaaaaaagacaaaatcacAGAAATCATTACAGCATGTGGTACAATCTGACCAAAAGGGTTCTGTGTAGTTATGCaaaatcatttgttttttgtttttatgataATAGTGGAACCATATATGAGGCTATGTTGAACCATGTTAAAGGTTATATACAGAACAACCTACAAAAGGATTTCAACTAATATGAATAACTCTTTAACCAGACAAGGAACTGTTGAAGCATTCAAATGAGCCTGTAAGTCATCaaggttctatttagaattactgGCTTTACTTAAAAACCCTTAAATAAGCCTTAACAGTGTTGATGTTATGCAAATTAAAACACCAACTGGATGAAAACTGAATCCATCAAAATGTTATGGATGGAATGCATGTGAGAAtgaaatgtaaaggtaaaaacGCAAAAATTCATACATACAATTATTATCCACCAAAAGTGTACTCATATGATTATTCCCAACTCTACTGACTCTACTGAAAATGTGGTGAGTACTAgaagttttgtgttttttgagtCACTCGTTTTGTTGTGGTTCACTGTAACTTTGAAATACTGTTTGAAGTTTGAGGTTTAGATATCAACCAAAATTATATACATAAGTGAGGATTAAGCTGGTTATGACGGTACAAGCTTGGTCTGTTTGTGCAAAACAGGGGATCATTCTCTTTGACTGACATGCGCTCTTTCTCTTGCTGCTCTTTGATGATCTTGTTGGTCTCCAGGGCCACTCTCTTCTGGTGCATGAGCTCCTGACGGTCCAGCTCCCGCCGAGCCTCCACTGCCAGCTTCTCTTCATCTGTCATAAACAACTCACTGCCCTGAAAAACACCCAGGCAATATTGAGGACACATTTCAGATTGACAATCTGATCACCTACTtccacgcacacacatactctacatgaacacataaaactgaatcTTTAATAACATACCTTGGAGAATTTAGCTTCGTAAATAAACAGGGAACCATGTCTCAGTGTTGCAAATCGTGTTGTCACTAGGGCCTATATTACCTTATTACATTTTTGAACTTACTGTTTTCATCTCAGGCAGAAAATGAGAAATCTGATTAGATTTTTACGATCACATTGTCTTCAGACTGATAATGTATTATCAGAAGCTTAAATTTAATTTCCTGTCTCTGAGAAAAGCCTGCAGGAATGGCTGTGTGTAAAAGAAAGATCTGCGAAAGCGAAGCTTTGCTAAAAGCTAATGAGTCACAGTGGAGCAGTTCAGAGCACTGTGGAGCACCAATGGGACAAGAGAATGAGGGTGACTGAATTACAGTACTTACAGCCCCAGTGAGGACAGTGATAGTGAGACTCCTGCTGCTCTTCAGCACTCGAACTGCctagaaaaacacaaacactgcattATTTCCAGTTCAAATCCCCATTCTAACAAGTCTGCTGATTCTGCATGTGTAAAATGTAGCTTAGCAATGAAGAGGAAACATGAGGCAATCCAGGACAAGACACGTGTTTAAATAATTGCTGGCAGTGTGCATgtttgttgccatggtaacgtaACAGCTTACCTCTTTGTGATCCACATTTGTAAAGTCCACCCCATTGACCTCAACAATCTGGTCACCAACctacaacccccccccaacacattTAAGTGTCATCAGTGTCTTTATTTATCGATAATGGCTCATAATAGCAATGGCTGGAATTGCCGTGATTGGACAGGGCAGCACCTGTAAGCCCACTTCTGCTGACAGAGAACCAGGCTTTACGTTGCTTATGTAGATTCCTGGCTTTTGAGTGGGTCCACTCGAGATGCTGCATCACAGAACATGAACAGATGAAAGAACAAAGACTATCAGCATTTATTAAAGAACGGGTAATtctctgtatttatttttttttccattattacaCACTTACAATTTAGAATTCCCTCCACACAAATTTAGCAATCATATGATTTGACTTGTCTTATggattaaaataatgttttgttttgctaGTTGGGACTGTAAGAGAGGGGATAGAACATTTTTGGTCTAGAGTTTAGGTGGCTTCTgatttgtggtaggaagccagtcctCCTCCTGATTAGCGGAGCCAGGAACAAGAGATATGACCGCGTTAAGGAGAAGTTACAAGGTGGTAGAGAGTTGTAAAGACTTTGTTGTAGACACATGAGCAAGGTAGAGGGTGTATTTATAGGACGGTCGATTAGGAGGAGGAGCGTCAGACATGTTGCTCCTTCCAAAATGTTCTTATTTCAGAACACCACTTAATCCGAGGTCTTCTGGCCCCTGACTCTGCGATGTTCTGTGTTTTCCTGTTTCTACACACTTAACACAGCGCATCATGATTAGGTGTAGGaatgcaccgatccggctttttcagtcCCAATACCGAtacggtcgatacccgataccgatccgataccattgctgtattaataaaccatatgtgggagagacttaaggcattaGGCTTGACTtaatcattactttatataatataacaaactAACACATAGATATACATTTACTAAATTataatttgtcatttatttatttgcacatttagtgcagtctcacaccaacaaattaaaagCAAAAGGATcagttccatggatcggcctaattattcGATACCCAATCcagtaataaacaaataaaagttcattaatatcgggatcaatatccgatcctaatatcggatcagtgcatccctatttAGGTGAACAACTGAGTCAAGCACATCCGATGAAAAAGATATCGAGATATAGAGATATCGTGTGCAGTTTTACCTGATGCCCATGCCTTTGGTGCCAACAAGACTGAGGAACACCTTTTTCTCCTTAATCTCTTTTCCTCCCAAGGAGGCCATGCCAGCAATGCTGTTCTTCTTCTCCTGAGAGTCAGCAacacagcagtcagacgttaCTTCATATAGGCAGTGTATGATATGAATGAATGAGGGTTGCTGGGTCTTACCCCTGATTCAGACACAAACTGATCCACAAACTGCCACTTTAGAGGTTCGTCAGAGGAGCTGGTGGAGAAGATGGTACTTGACAATTAAAAtttgaaataaaaacattatatttaacttttgttttttatatttactgtaGATAATTGAAAGATATTATGCTGATTTGAGTCTGCTTGGATTTTTGTTAGCCAGCTGTATGGTAATCTATTAGGTCGGCCACAAAAGAGCCCAGATGTGGCCTTTGTTGCTGTGGTTACAGGGACATAGCCAAAACATTACCATATATCAGCATCAATGGCACTATACATTGTAACATTGCAACCTGGCTTGTAAAAGGTTGTTTTATTCGGGTGAGAGTTCTCATAGACTGATGAAACCACAATTAACTTGTTGTTGGACCCGTCTACAGAGTGTGGAAGGAGGACATTGTGGATAAGAAAAATGTCCAATTACTTACAGAATGCATGGTATAGTATATTCAACATGGTATTACCATTACAACAGAAATACAGTAACAGAAGGTGACAGATAGTTTTACCTCTTTACTGGGATCATTCCCACATCTGTAAAGGAAGGTGTGACAAACTGGTAATCAATTATCCACATAATGCCAACAAATCAATGAACAAGCCTTAACATAAATACTTAAAGGTAAATACAAGTTTTCCCAATTAACTGCTATAGCACAGCACAATAACTCACGTCTGACTTTCAGTGATACAATTTTCTTGGTCTTGATAAGGTTGATAACCTCCTCATGGATGCAGGAGGAGATAGAGTAGCCATTAATACGTACAATCTCATCCCCCACCTGCCAAAAGACGGTAAACAGATTGATTAAAAACATGGAAAAGTGTCCCTTTACTGATCGTTAATTAAATCCCATCATGTTAAAAAGATTAgctgtctctcagtctgtgtAGAACTATAAACACAACAAGCATAAAACAAACAGGCTTCTTTTAGGAGCTGTTTATGGATTCAAGTCTAGGGTTGAGGTTGAGGGTGAAAGGTTCCTCTATTGAATTCAAATAGATGGCTCCCACAAGTCATTCTGTTCAGGTAATTAACTGCAGGGGTGAATGGGCAGCAGTGCTATTCCGTCCCATCTGGCTAAAATTGAACAGTAAATGGCTGTAACATTGGCTGGCATGTATTGCTCAGAAGATGGCTGTTTGCAGCCGGTTAATCACTGATTTATTACAGAACGTTAATTGGTCTGGAAAAGACAGAAGGAGAAACAAAGTATGGTGTATACTGTACACTATACTTGTTCTCCTTCTGTCTTTGTAGGAAATGTATTAATTAGCATTTTAAAAAAGGCCATAGTTATCATCTCATTAATCATTTAGCAGGCAGAATGTCATGGATTGCATGTAATTAGCTGTTTTTTCTGTGGGAATCCCTATTTCTTCTAAACCCCTTCTATGTATTCCTGAGGCTGAGATCCTGAGATCTCCTCACAAATGTATTAAGATTTGTAAGCCTATGAATATAAATTACAATATCTTCAAATGTTGCTGGAAAGATGTGGTAAAATTAAACATAGTTTGGTTTTTAACTCCATCTAGTGGTGTCAGGATGCACCAACATCGACGGAATGTGCTTAATTATCCAGTACAGTCTTAGCTTCGATTTTTTAATGGATTCTCTTAACTAATCATGTCAGATAATAAAGGCCAATTCAGAGAAAAGAgtcttgtgtttgttttgcatgataattaaaataaaaaattaaattaaagtgtattaaatgaaatgttgaaattaaaatgttctatttttaatgtaatttagctTCTTTGTGAGAGCTagcatttctttctctctctctctctctctctctctctctctctctctctctctctctatctcgttTATTCTGACCTGCAGGCCCACATTTCCAGCCTGTCCATCCTTGACGATCTGTGAGATGAAGAGTCCACAGCCGAACTCCAGCCCACCTCGTACACTCAGGCCCAAGCCCTCAGGGTGAGTGCGGTCCAGACGCACCTCCTTCAGCTTCCTGCACACATACAAAGGAGAGCTCAGACATATCATGTTTTATCAAACTTCAATATCATGTACTGTAAACCAGAGCTGATGTATGATATTCACAAAATAATATACTGCAACATATTATGACTAATAGTATAAATTATATAAGTATTGCGAAGAGCAGACTCAGGAAAGCCCATGCTAGAAGAAGTGCTCTTTCCCTGAAGCAGAGGGAAATGTCCAGTTTTTGACCTGTTCTGACAAATTCTACAAAGCAAGCAGAATCCCATATCACACttaacacacacttaaacactaGTATCCCACTGGCTAGTGAACACAATTATtgtaaacaaaccaaaccaaatactCTCAATAATCACAAAACAAGCTTACACTGAAAATAATTCCCTAACACCACTTTCCCAAGGCTTATGGTCCGTATTGTAATTAGGTGCGGATGCCACATCCCCATCGATACCATATATTAAAAACCACAATGCACTTTATTCTGCAATTGCTACGTTTATTGGAACATGTGACCTTCATGGCTCATCAGAACCCCACAGTAACTCCAAGATGGACCAGTATGCTCACAGTgcacaattacattttttacagcTCATTCTTGTacactttaaagcagcattatggaagAACTGGTATTTCTGACTGATGGGATCCTCCTACCTTCAGAAAGTgaaattcatgctttgagccaaACCTTACATGCATTTCAAGACGAGCTGAGAAATATAGAACTGTCAAGAAAAGTGAAAcgagcatgtggactgacatggagtacaaatatcaaaggattttacacaaattagTGTTAAATAGTgtagttagcagcatgctgagcccAGCGTTGCAAAAACAGAGACGCTGTTCTCCTTGGTGCATGcaagtggagcatcaacatgattttaaagctgttattttaaggtaaaaatgctacataacaATACTTTAACCCATCTCACACGAGTGATTAgtgcagtgagaacacacacacagaacgaTAGACAATCACCTTATTTGGGGGTTTGgcaccttgctcaagggcacctaaGCCGTGAATGTCGGTTCTGGGGTTTGAACCAGTGACCTTCCGGACCCAAGCCAGAGCGCTCCTCTAGTGAGGACTTCTCTGCCCCCTGGTGTAAGATGACTCATTTGCATACTGCAAATATCAGTATTGCCAAGGGCACTGCGgtaaccaatcacaaacaataGAATTTGCTGCCCTACTGTAAACTAGAACATAACTAATATTTAGAATTACTTTTAACATGTAATTGTAAAAGATCACATTTTAGGAAGACATTCAGCATTatacagtagatacagatactgtagcaaaATGTTTTAGGGGGATTttatctattttattattattttttatataaccACCACAGTAAACCACACACATTTCCATATAGCCTGTTCCAGGCCCTTTCTACTGTCATTCTTACTCAGATcagttttctctcttttttgttacTAATGACACAAGAGCACACTGGCTACATAGAAAGGGTTATTTATGTGGTTCATGCACTGCAGCCACAGTGTGAAATATGTTTGCAGATTGGATTGACTACAGCGGAGTGCTGTCCAGTTCCCCTCTATTACAATGGCGTGTCACACATACAGTTGCACTCTTGGGGCTCATAACTTGCGTTCCCCTGACATGCTTCAGTAAGCATGAGCAATGGCTTGGCTCAGTGAGAGGGGGATGTGTCATACCCCTTCATCActggctctctctttctttatgtgTTACATTTCATTCCTCATAACTCTCAAaactatgtttatttgtttatttgttgtgaCTGTCCACTCACCTGGACCTCTTGGGAGTCAGCTGGTCGTACTCCACCTGGTGTTTGAGAGGGATGAGTGGCCGGATGGCATCAAACAGAGGTAAACGGTTCGGTTCATTGATCACTAGCTTCAGGTCCCCCACCAGAACAGGCAGGTCCATAGACCTataagaaagaagacaaagacacatTTCTGAGACAAAACTTGGACTGAAAGGATTTTTCAATCAACGCAGCATTGCAGTGCAGGTTATTTAAGTAAGCTAAACATCACACGTTTTGATAAAACGtataaaataatgtattgtACATAATAGAAGGTACGGGGTGTCTCTAAGTTAGCTTTGCAGATTTAGTTCAAAACATTGCTGTACTTTCTGTAGCAGGTCTTACACTTAACGTCTGTGTCAGACTGACATGATTCTGCATGCTTTTCTAATATGCATGATCACTATGTTCTTGTTTATCCAATTCAGCACAATCTCTGCCTATAACATGTCAACTGACACTCTCATTCAGTATATCTGGAAATATTACTAATAAAAATCTGAAACTGAACttaaacagtgacagatcttTAGGTCTTTAAAGGCATGTCATTCATAGTCCATTGTTCCAGACCAGATGCACTCCATGATTCTGTCCCATTTCTAACAAAAATGCTATTAAACAACACATTAATCATGGATGCTTCAATATTTCTGTGGCTGTGACTCTTATCAGTCTGAAAAGAAAGTGATCCTTAATAATAACTGCTTATGAATGTAGTGTCCTGCCCTGGTGTATGAATCATTCATGACTGGTATTTCACTCCTGACTCGAATATCAGAGGCAAAGGGGCTTTAGTGAATGGCTGCCTGTGACTGGGTGGAGGAGAGTGGAAACTATCAGATCTCCATCCAATAAGACAAGCTTGAGCTACTTGTCCAATGGAACCACCACACAAAGATCAAGTGGAAAAACCTGCAGGTAAATTTAGCCCCTATTTAGTTCCCCTTATTCAAGTCAATTGAAAAGCAACTGAATACATTTGTCTGTTTCAGCAGCATAAAGGTCTGGGTGTGTTCTTAAATTCTAGGAAGAATTATTAAGtataaaatatacttttaacatattgactttatatttcaaatattgttTTGACAATAATATCcctcattaaagtaaatcaggggAGTTGCTggatgaactgaacaaatccacacAGTCAGAAACCAGCTACATTCTTCTGTATTCTTTTAATCaacatattaataaaataacaaaacctTTTTGGTTTTATTATAGTAATATTTACTGTTATTCACTGTAATGTTACACAGTGTTTTCTACACAAAAACCTTTACTGTGACTGTCAGGTAAAAACCTTGGATGTCCAAACACTGTGTAATAAGTTGACATGTTAAGTTAACATGTTAAGTTGACCTGACTAAAGTAAATGTCTcataaaataatatacaatagAACAGAATATAACAGAATAGAAATGAACAGAACATCTGATAGAGTAGAACAGAATAGAGCAGAACATAAAATGTCtgatagaatagaacagagcagaacacattaaaaaatattaaaatataaaggaATATAATAGAAAAGAACAGAATGGATTATAATAGTAGGTGTTCTACCAAGTTgcgttggagcatttctattggtcagagAACAGATTCAATTTGTGTAAAAACAAAAGCATGTGACATCCAATAAAGCAATGTACTGTGTTAAACAATTATCATGACTTCCTAGGaacagtacagtactgtacttaataAGAGACTGATGATGATAGAGTGGAAGCTAGAGTGTATTATAACCAGCAAGCCTAGACCACAGCAACAGTACAGTTAAATGAAATGTTTGTACCCTTCTCCAACTAACAAATAAAAATGGCTCTGGAGGTGATAACTGAATGACAaaatacaaaacacaaaatACTTGACCCATAATAATATTTAGGGCAACGCCACATCATAAACACATCTGGATCATACTCACTGATGATACATGCGCAGAACATCATACAGGTAATCCTTCTCTGCCTCATTATCAATCAGCAACTCAACCTGCAAAGCACAAGAGCACATCACATCTATACAAGCCACTGTATTTATCACACTTCTCCAGAGGCATCCTACTCACCTGGTGGTGACTGAACtgctgtaaaaatgttttaaggAAGCGTTTGGGCCAGTCAATGATGTAGCACATCTCCcccagagagagatggaggcaaaaagagaaagggaggacaggagagagagagagagagagagagagagagagtagagctATGTATCACGTGGAAGGTGTGCTAATGTGACCTGGGGAACTGAAGTCACACATGCTATTGTTGTAGGTAGGGCAGGTCAGGTGGAACTGCTTGGGTGCTGCTCTGCTCCACTAGACCTGCTTTATCCCGTGTTCTAACACTGAAGAGGCTCATTTTACATCACTGTACAGGGCCTCAGCATATATCTACATGTGAAGAAAgtctattatttttatatagtaCTTAATTATTAACAGAATATAACAGAATAGACTGAAATAGAAACATCATCATTCTATACCATTGGCAGAACAGAAAAGAGTTGTGCTCCCTCCTTTAGAAATATGCACTATATAGTCAATCAGTCATGTTGTAGCACTCAGATCTGTCAAATTCTCTCATACAGATCAGAATAGaaaaataacactgtaaaaatgtaaagtcaGGCCAAATTATACCTGAACTCAAATTACACTGAATTAACTCTAAGGGTCAACAAAAACATTCTGAGTTGACCTAATTCAGaaataagtaagtaaatgtgctgcagctgaaatATGTCTGCGTCCCCCAGCCTATTGCTCATTCATGTTCGTAGCTAACCCCTACTAGTTTAGGACTACTATCACATGGTGTCCCCAGTTTAGGAGGCTCTGGACTAAGGAGCACTGAAGTTTCACACACAGAAAGGTACATGCTTCCACAGCGCTAGACTGGTGCAACACTCTAAGTGCAAGTTtgtcaaacatttaaataccAGCAACAAAACGCTGTGTTCAAATATTATTTTAGGTTGACCTGATGTTTCTTTTTAATATAACAGAAAATGTTCAAATAGAAtagaacaaaataaaatacagtagaatagaacaacacagaacagaatagaatataatagaacTTAAAggaacagaatagaacagaatagaataggatagaAACTCCAACCCCCAAAAAGAACcgaaaaaaacacaacagaatataatacaatagaacagtgtagaacagAACTTAATGAAACAGAACAGGACAGAACGGGGTAGAACAGAactgaatagaacagaatataATAGAAAAATCCCCAAAAAGAAACCgaacaaaacacaacagaatATAATACagtagaacagaacagaatagaactgaacagaacagaacagaacagaacagatcAGAACAGATCAGAACAGGATGGAATAGAagtgaacagaacagaatagagtacaacagaacagaacagcacTGAGTGGAGTAGAACAGCACTGAGTGGAGCAGaacagtactggatgaagcagaacagcactgagtGGAGTAGAACAGCACTGAGTGGAGCAGaacagtactggatgaagcagaacagcactgagtggagcagaacagcactggatgaagcagaacagcactgagtGGAGCAGAACAGTACTGAgtggagcagaacagcactgagtGGAGCAGAACAGTACTGAGTGGAGTAGAACAGCACTGAgtggagcagaacagcactgagtGGAGTAGAACAGCACTGAgtgga contains:
- the ush1c gene encoding harmonin isoform X1, whose amino-acid sequence is MERKVAREFRHKVELLIDNEAEKDYLYDVLRMYHQSMDLPVLVGDLKLVINEPNRLPLFDAIRPLIPLKHQVEYDQLTPKRSRKLKEVRLDRTHPEGLGLSVRGGLEFGCGLFISQIVKDGQAGNVGLQVGDEIVRINGYSISSCIHEEVINLIKTKKIVSLKVRHVGMIPVKSSSDEPLKWQFVDQFVSESGEKKNSIAGMASLGGKEIKEKKVFLSLVGTKGMGISISSGPTQKPGIYISNVKPGSLSAEVGLQVGDQIVEVNGVDFTNVDHKEAVRVLKSSRSLTITVLTGAGSELFMTDEEKLAVEARRELDRQELMHQKRVALETNKIIKEQQEKERMRKMEITQKTAEEEERYKKEMEVIEAAERKHNREWEEDWGSKEKPKSPSPVPSPPPPSHSPPPPKPRSSAAEADAVAEEEEEEGREGFQKYVDNFDPYSMFTPEQIAGKDVRLLRIKKDGNLDLAVEGGVDSPLGKLVVSAIYEGGSADKHGGVVSGDEIMAVNGKILTDVTLTEGQNSLARAYNSGGDWIDLVIAVSPPKEYEDEVPKAASVSSTPNRKVFQGSASVYRQGYVLQMKAPGPPP